The following coding sequences lie in one Fusarium poae strain DAOMC 252244 chromosome 1, whole genome shotgun sequence genomic window:
- a CDS encoding hypothetical protein (BUSCO:20462at5125): protein MWAANMPYYSEYQSDRSRRDTQAKLSPQPNIGTDMTSYYDVSPPASQSPLDLDEYLVPAVEGPPSPERIRQLSKQVKHASHLNRGQRTASTGSSTFVTSERGWEQGFENMSITRHSSQRSTTTSGSSSRDRPDSVQVLGKNIFHRRAKSSKSGRRRESSAQSSAASSIYSTEVGSETSLATFKDAIMPTIFARRKSSRDDAALQKKLQISGPFNFQHVTHTPRDQAINSASRTPAQELRMPNFSASTEHIPEPQVSPRSARASALPRRYIKQARSQEQLRTSPPRPIRPPRSPPIEELHSPTLGAPIPPPRSSSRQPRDGDTLAMTGRDRPLTSGGFRHPRPFSPKDTMERSPAVNQGFVAVLDQEPLPLDDHRFSHAITTPDDAAWPLPATTNYEPPLPDVPEEEETMRSPKNNSSTRSSLRASQSVPLLRGPQTSENAAAQRSAGHYKGSVGHIPSIMESWEDDIDYCYEHEADANFEYEWERPSMDTGREEAPGFRLDMFGDDELRELPSVGTAESSPGMLSASRFDMPAHGHISHTSPESTSENASPNMSTGVAVTNNFSLPRGEKGRRPPQLSHARNDSRASSFRESYGFTLSPSLLIPGDYHQQMLLNETEKQNYLCEDEVVHGIVDHDHFYENTSNAASHNSLQLCHQRASTSTTATNSTSLSDSTGERHVSTNSTWTNLTRLTSSTSLNKWVEQNDGVRESLIIKSNDGSDEEDTTPPASIEKDTVPELTPFPSVPVSKKPHHKSHVSESIVREEVPVNKSVEAIKTRRPRARTTSLSTQAPPVGQYALFPRTYAKGSGDRI from the coding sequence ATGTGGGCCGCAAATATGCCTTACTACTCAGAATACCAGTCAGACCGTTCCAGGCGCGATACTCAAGCAAAACTGAGCCCGCAGCCCAACATTGGCACCGATATGACCAGTTATTACGATGTATCCCCTCCGGCATCTCAATCACCTCTCGATCTCGATGAGTATTTGGTACCGGCTGTCGAGGGCCCTCCATCTCCCGAAAGAATACGTCAATTGAGCAAGCAGGTGAAACATGCGTCTCATCTCAACCGCGGTCAACGCACTGCATCCACCGGATCCTCGACATTTGTGACTAGTGAGCGTGGATGGGAGCAGGGTTTCGAAAACATGAGCATCACTCGGCACTCATCTCAACGATCTACAACTACTAGCGGAAGTTCCTCCCGAGACCGACCCGACAGTGTCCAGGTGTTGGGCAAGAACATATTCCATCGCCGTGCAAAGTCAAGCAAGTCGGGCCGCCGCCGTGAGAGCAGTGCTCAAAGCTCAGCAGCAAGCTCAATCTACTCAACTGAAGTGGGCAGTGAAACCTCCTTGGCTACTTTCAAAGACGCAATCATGCCGACTATCTTTGCTCGCCGGAAGTCTTCTCGAGACGACGCCGCTCTCCAAAAGAAGCTCCAAATTTCGGGGCCCTTCAACTTCCAACATGTGACACATACTCCCCGCGACCAAGCGATCAACTCGGCCTCTCGTACTCCCGCACAGGAGCTGCGCATGCCCAACTTCTCTGCTTCCACGGAGCATATCCCTGAACCTCAAGTATCACCCCGTAGTGCAAGAGCCTCTGCCCTCCCAAGACGTTACATCAAGCAGGCTAGATCTCAGGAGCAGCTTCGTACCAGCCCGCCTCGGCCAATTCGACCCCCAAGATCTCCTCCAATTGAGGAGCTTCACTCTCCTACGTTGGGTGCTCCCATTCCTCccccaagaagctcaagccGACAACCAAGAGATGGCGACACTCTTGCGATGACAGGTCGGGACCGTCCTTTGACAAGCGGCGGCTTCCGACACCCTCGACCTTTCAGCCCCAAGGACACGATGGAACGATCTCCAGCAGTGAACCAAGGGTTTGTTGCTGTACTGGACCAGGAACCATTGCCATTAGACGACCATCGCTTCTCGCATGCTATCACTACCCCTGACGATGCCGCCTGGCCACTTCCTGCCACCACGAACTATGAGCCACCGTTGCCAGACGTTcctgaggaagaggagaccATGCGCTCCCCGAAAAATAACTCCAGCACGAGGTCGTCGCTTCGTGCTAGTCAGTCGGTTCCTCTGCTGAGAGGACCCCAGACTTCAGAGAACGCTGCCGCCCAACGTAGTGCTGGTCATTACAAGGGCAGTGTAGGTCACATTCCCTCCATCATGGAGAGTTGGGAAGATGACATCGATTACTGTTACGAGCACGAAGCCGATGCCAACTTCGAATACGAATGGGAGAGGCCATCGATGGACACTGGGCGAGAGGAAGCACCTGGATTCCGGCTCGACATGTTCGGGGATGATGAGCTGAGGGAGTTGCCATCAGTTGGCACAGCTGAGTCGTCTCCCGGTATGCTCTCCGCATCCCGTTTTGATATGCCGGCTCATGGCCATATTAGTCACACCTCCCCCGAGAGCACTTCCGAGAACGCCTCCCCAAACATGAGCACAGGGGTCGCAGTGACCAACAACTTTTCGCTCCCTCGTGGAGAAAAGGgtcgtcgtcctcctcaGCTCAGCCATGCTCGAAATGACTCCCGCGCCTCCAGTTTTAGGGAGTCATACGGCTTTACCTTGTCGCCTTCGCTACTGATTCCTGGTGACTACCACCAGCAGATGCTCCTCAACGAGACTGAGAAGCAGAACTACCTGTGCGAGGATGAAGTGGTCCATGGTATTGTCGACCATGACCACTTCTACGAGAATACTAGCAACGCTGCTAGCCACAACTCTCTTCAATTGTGTCACCAACGCGCGAGCACCTCTACCACCGCTACCAACTCCACCTCCCTGTCTGACTCTACTGGCGAACGCCATGTTTCGACCAACTCCACCTGGACCAACCTTACCCGGCTCACAAGCAGCACATCGCTCAACAAGTGGGTTGAGCAAAACGATGGCGTCCGTGAATCTCTGATCATTAAGTCTAATGATGGCAGCGATGAGGAAGACACTACCCCTCCCGCCTCTATTGAGAAGGATACTGTTCCTGAGCTTACCCCCTTCCCTTCTGTGCCTGTTAGCAAGAAGCCTCACCACAAGAGCCATGTAAGCGAGTCCATCGTCAGGGAGGAGGTCCCCGTCAACAAATCGGTTGAGGCCATCAAGACCCGACGCCCTCGTGCCAGGACAACAAGCCTCAGCACGCAGGCACCTCCCGTCGGGCAATATGCTCTTTTCCCTCGCACGTATGCCAAGGGTAGTGGCGATCGTATTTAG